In a single window of the Acidobacteriota bacterium genome:
- the pepT gene encoding peptidase T → MFSAVPAQTKPPTESAMDRFLRYVKIDTQSAEEAGKFPSTEKQLVLASLLEGELKALGVQNVRISKEGIVYGLVAGNLADNSKVPTIGFISHMDTSPAVSGANVNAIIHKNYQGGDIVLPNDKTQVITVEQNPALKDLIGDDIITADGTTLLGSDDKSGIAEIMTMIDILRNNPQLKHGNIAVAFTPDEEVGGPMDLFDIEGWGAKYAYTVDGGELGEISDETWSARTATLSFHGKSTHPGYAKGIMVNSAYAAADFLTRFPPNMLPETTSERVGFVHPYIANLDVETSTVKVLIRDFDLSGVEAKENMLRQMAEAVRIKFPNVRVEYSSALGYLNMKEVLKDHPKLVEYAKEATTRAGVKPKMKPIRGGTDGSRLTARGLPTPNLFTGGHNFHGKLEWNSRRGLEKSTEMLVNLVQIWAERSK, encoded by the coding sequence ATGTTTTCCGCGGTACCCGCTCAAACAAAACCGCCGACCGAATCCGCGATGGATCGGTTTCTCCGTTACGTGAAGATCGATACGCAATCCGCCGAGGAAGCCGGGAAATTTCCGAGCACCGAGAAGCAGTTGGTGCTCGCAAGTTTGCTCGAGGGCGAGCTGAAGGCTCTCGGAGTACAGAACGTTCGTATCAGCAAAGAGGGCATTGTGTACGGATTAGTCGCGGGCAATCTGGCGGACAACAGCAAGGTGCCGACGATCGGTTTTATTTCTCATATGGACACCTCGCCGGCGGTTAGCGGTGCGAATGTGAACGCGATCATCCATAAAAACTATCAGGGCGGCGACATCGTTTTGCCGAACGATAAGACGCAGGTCATCACTGTCGAACAAAATCCTGCTCTCAAAGATCTCATCGGCGACGACATTATCACGGCGGACGGCACGACGCTGCTTGGTTCGGATGATAAATCGGGCATCGCAGAGATAATGACGATGATCGACATTCTCCGCAACAATCCGCAGTTAAAACACGGCAACATAGCGGTCGCGTTCACGCCGGACGAGGAGGTCGGCGGGCCGATGGACCTTTTCGATATCGAAGGCTGGGGTGCAAAGTATGCTTACACGGTAGATGGCGGCGAACTGGGCGAGATATCGGACGAAACGTGGTCGGCACGTACCGCAACTCTTTCATTCCACGGCAAATCGACACATCCCGGCTACGCGAAAGGGATCATGGTCAATTCCGCATACGCCGCAGCAGATTTTCTCACGCGATTTCCACCGAATATGCTGCCTGAAACCACATCAGAGCGTGTCGGGTTTGTGCATCCTTACATTGCGAATCTGGATGTCGAGACATCGACCGTCAAGGTACTGATCCGCGATTTCGACCTGAGCGGCGTCGAGGCAAAAGAGAATATGCTCAGACAAATGGCCGAGGCCGTCCGCATCAAATTCCCAAATGTTCGCGTTGAATATTCGAGCGCATTGGGATATCTGAATATGAAAGAGGTTCTCAAGGATCATCCGAAACTTGTCGAATATGCCAAGGAGGCCACCACGCGTGCCGGTGTGAAACCTAAGATGAAACCTATTCGCGGTGGAACTGACGGTTCGCGTTTGACGGCCCGAGGGTTGCCGACGCCGAACCTGTTCACAGGCGGGCACAACTTCCACGGCAAGCTGGAATGGAATTCGCGACGCGGTTTAGAGAAATCGACGGAGATGTTGGTCAATCTGGTGCAGATCTGGGCTGAAAGATCCAAGTAA
- a CDS encoding aldehyde dehydrogenase, translated as MRIDNYIGGEMVEPASGEYFDNYQPATGEVYSQIPDSDDRDVNLAADAASAAFPAWAATPPEERYAILMRLVSLIERDLEPLAQAESTDQGKPVSLARMVDIPRAAANFRFYATAAMHLANESHETFGAGGVHAINYTLRQPLGVAGCISPWNLPLYLFTWKIAPAIAAGCTVVAKPSEVTPMTAFMLSKLCIEAGLPAGVLNIVHGTGPKVGSAIVGHRDIKAISFTGGTKTGEEIARVAAPMFKKLSLELGGKNPNIIFADCNYEEMLATTVRSSFSNQGEICLCGSRIFVERPLYEKFKTDFVARVAALKVGDPNDPATDVGAIVSKQHFEKILSYVELAKSEGGTILCGGSVSEPPASAGGQPLRGFFIEPTVIEGLSHDCRTNQEEIFGPVVTIMPFDSEDEVLRFANSVRYGLAATLWTENLSRAHRISAKLESGIVWVNCWMLRDLRTPFGGVKDSGVGREGGFEALRFFTEEKNVCVKI; from the coding sequence ATGAGAATAGACAATTACATCGGCGGCGAGATGGTTGAACCGGCTTCCGGCGAGTATTTTGATAATTATCAGCCGGCGACGGGCGAGGTTTATTCGCAGATACCGGATTCGGATGATCGCGACGTGAACCTGGCGGCGGACGCGGCGTCTGCGGCGTTTCCGGCGTGGGCGGCGACTCCGCCTGAGGAACGGTATGCGATCCTGATGCGGCTCGTTTCGCTCATCGAACGCGATCTGGAGCCGCTCGCTCAGGCGGAATCTACGGATCAGGGCAAGCCCGTGTCGCTGGCACGCATGGTGGACATACCGCGTGCGGCGGCGAATTTTCGTTTTTACGCGACTGCCGCGATGCACCTCGCGAACGAATCGCACGAGACATTTGGTGCGGGCGGCGTTCACGCGATCAATTACACTTTGCGGCAACCGCTCGGCGTCGCCGGCTGCATTTCACCCTGGAATCTGCCGCTATATTTATTCACGTGGAAGATCGCTCCGGCGATCGCCGCGGGGTGCACCGTCGTCGCCAAGCCGTCTGAGGTCACGCCGATGACCGCGTTCATGTTGTCTAAGCTTTGTATCGAAGCCGGATTACCCGCGGGCGTTCTGAACATCGTCCACGGCACCGGGCCAAAGGTCGGCTCGGCGATCGTCGGGCATCGCGATATCAAAGCCATCTCGTTTACCGGCGGCACAAAGACCGGCGAAGAGATCGCACGCGTCGCCGCACCGATGTTCAAGAAACTCTCGCTCGAGCTCGGCGGCAAGAATCCGAACATCATCTTCGCCGATTGCAATTACGAAGAAATGCTGGCAACTACGGTGCGTTCGTCGTTCTCAAATCAAGGCGAGATCTGCCTCTGCGGTTCGCGGATATTCGTCGAACGGCCACTCTATGAAAAGTTCAAAACGGATTTCGTCGCGCGTGTTGCAGCACTAAAAGTCGGTGATCCAAACGATCCGGCGACAGACGTTGGAGCCATCGTCTCAAAACAGCACTTCGAAAAGATCCTTTCGTATGTCGAGCTAGCGAAATCCGAGGGCGGCACAATATTATGCGGTGGCAGCGTGTCAGAACCTCCTGCGTCAGCGGGCGGCCAGCCTCTACGCGGTTTCTTTATCGAGCCGACTGTCATCGAAGGCCTCTCGCACGATTGCCGCACGAATCAGGAAGAAATATTCGGTCCGGTCGTGACGATAATGCCTTTCGATAGCGAAGATGAAGTTCTCCGGTTTGCCAATAGCGTCCGTTACGGTCTCGCCGCAACTCTCTGGACCGAAAACCTTTCGCGTGCTCACCGCATCTCAGCTAAACTCGAGTCCGGCATCGTCTGGGTAAATTGTTGGATGCTCCGCGACCTGCGAACACCATTCGGCGGCGTAAAAGACAGCGGCGTGGGGCGCGAAGGCGGCTTCGAAGCGTTGCGGTTCTTTACGGAAGAGAAGAATGTTTGTGTAAAGATATAG
- a CDS encoding dCTP deaminase, whose amino-acid sequence MTIKSDIWLRRMAEEQEMISPFLPELVREIDGRRIISAGCSSYGYDMRLADDGFRIFSSVHGKEIDPKRFDEQYSLIEPELQTAEDGSKYYILPGHHYGLGVTVETFKMPRNVTGVALGKSTYARAGLLVNTTPLEAGWTGRLVVEIANLANLPLRVYVNEGIGQILFFESDEDCGVSYADRGGKYQGQSGLTYAKV is encoded by the coding sequence ATGACCATTAAATCTGATATCTGGCTGCGTCGGATGGCCGAAGAGCAGGAAATGATCTCGCCGTTTTTGCCTGAACTTGTCCGCGAGATCGACGGCCGCAGGATAATATCTGCGGGCTGTTCAAGCTACGGCTACGATATGCGGCTGGCGGACGACGGCTTTCGTATTTTCTCGTCAGTCCACGGCAAAGAGATCGACCCGAAGCGTTTTGACGAGCAGTATTCGCTGATCGAACCCGAGCTGCAGACGGCCGAGGACGGTTCGAAATATTACATCTTGCCGGGCCATCATTACGGGCTCGGCGTGACGGTCGAAACTTTCAAGATGCCGCGAAACGTGACTGGCGTCGCTCTAGGCAAATCGACGTACGCTCGTGCAGGATTGCTGGTCAATACCACGCCGCTAGAAGCCGGCTGGACCGGCCGCCTCGTCGTTGAGATCGCAAACCTCGCAAATCTGCCGCTTCGCGTTTACGTCAACGAAGGCATCGGCCAGATACTATTTTTCGAATCCGACGAAGACTGCGGCGTTTCTTACGCCGACCGCGGCGGCAAGTATCAGGGTCAATCGGGCCTGACGTATGCGAAGGTCTGA
- a CDS encoding DUF4097 family beta strand repeat protein translates to MSVVFFFALSAAEITAQKRFSRTFPAGQNVRLQLMNRTGTVTVEGWNRSEVSITASLESPAANIVPQTIGGTIVINLVKDNAGRNEVGNVNFTIRVPFTAMVDIETKIGNLNVTNVRGGLVRAYISSEGDITLTNIGASAVSAENVIGDIFFDGEIVDGGNYRFSSTRGNINLRIPVTASFRFVATAPSTRNISLGAFVNTKTNYLGDGRRVVGRLGDGSATLSVTNQRGSISFLRR, encoded by the coding sequence ATGAGCGTAGTTTTTTTCTTTGCGCTTTCGGCTGCGGAGATCACGGCTCAAAAACGTTTCTCGCGTACTTTTCCCGCCGGTCAAAATGTTCGCCTGCAGCTGATGAATCGCACAGGAACGGTAACTGTCGAAGGCTGGAACCGCTCTGAGGTCAGCATAACCGCATCGCTCGAATCGCCAGCGGCGAACATTGTCCCGCAGACCATCGGCGGAACCATTGTGATAAATCTCGTGAAGGACAATGCCGGCCGGAACGAGGTAGGAAACGTCAATTTCACAATACGCGTTCCGTTCACGGCCATGGTCGATATCGAGACCAAGATCGGGAACCTCAATGTTACCAACGTGCGCGGTGGATTAGTGAGGGCTTATATTTCAAGTGAGGGAGACATTACGCTGACGAACATCGGTGCAAGTGCAGTTTCTGCCGAGAACGTCATCGGCGATATCTTCTTCGATGGAGAGATAGTTGACGGCGGGAACTATCGCTTTTCGTCAACACGGGGAAATATCAATCTTCGGATTCCTGTGACGGCGTCTTTCCGCTTTGTCGCCACTGCTCCGTCTACCCGCAATATCTCGCTGGGTGCGTTCGTCAATACAAAAACCAACTATCTGGGCGACGGCCGCCGCGTTGTAGGCCGTTTAGGTGACGGAAGTGCTACACTTTCGGTGACGAATCAACGCGGTTCGATCTCTTTCCTGCGTCGTTAG
- a CDS encoding zf-HC2 domain-containing protein: protein MMFDDTQHNVCEKCRDLMSGFLDNELEAADASMIREHLSACGECADLCAELSAILQFCGEEPAEPVADAVPPNADAMWKRINNVLEGEIKPPPPSLPEPRRTWGLSFFQVSAALACVAVVSSLLTFVAIRNYNAEPDAVMVTRSAQPPGIVDRVLIKLGFAESPAEKLERRMRERQAAIDYWNAKVQVRRMQWDRTTREAFDRNLRAIDESLFEYTNILQSDPEDQLSEEMLDSVLNDKMNLLRDFAAL from the coding sequence ATGATGTTCGACGACACTCAACATAACGTTTGCGAAAAATGCCGTGACCTGATGAGCGGCTTTCTCGACAATGAGCTCGAGGCGGCTGATGCGTCGATGATACGTGAACACCTTTCCGCATGCGGCGAATGTGCGGACCTATGTGCGGAGCTGTCGGCGATCCTCCAGTTCTGCGGCGAGGAGCCGGCTGAACCTGTCGCTGATGCCGTGCCGCCCAACGCGGACGCGATGTGGAAACGCATCAATAACGTTCTTGAAGGCGAGATCAAGCCTCCGCCGCCTTCTCTTCCGGAGCCTCGGCGCACGTGGGGATTGAGTTTTTTTCAAGTATCTGCCGCATTGGCATGCGTTGCCGTTGTCAGTTCGCTCCTCACATTCGTTGCTATCCGAAACTACAATGCAGAGCCCGATGCGGTCATGGTCACAAGATCTGCTCAGCCGCCGGGTATTGTTGATCGTGTCTTGATCAAGTTAGGTTTCGCGGAAAGCCCGGCGGAAAAGCTGGAACGCCGGATGCGTGAGCGTCAGGCAGCTATCGATTATTGGAACGCAAAGGTCCAGGTGAGGCGCATGCAGTGGGACAGGACGACCCGTGAAGCGTTCGATAGAAATCTGCGGGCGATCGACGAATCGTTGTTTGAATACACGAATATTCTACAAAGCGATCCTGAAGACCAGCTTTCTGAGGAGATGCTTGATTCGGTCCTAAACGATAAAATGAATTTACTGAGGGATTTTGCTGCCCTTTGA
- a CDS encoding RNA polymerase sigma factor, with amino-acid sequence MQSAVLENEGAVLAASAPAAVLAPVAEAAAIDRSAPDIDLCRLAADGSLAAFEVIYERYNRRTYSLCLRMLGNQTEAEDLTQDVFVQLYKKIGSFRGDSAFSTWLHRMTVNQVLMHFRKRSVKSEKTSEDGELPDQAVAGTGNPSKMPIVDRIALKNAISKLPKGYKNVFMLHDVEGYEHEEVARIMGISVGTSKSQLHKARLKLRALLLESKG; translated from the coding sequence ATGCAATCCGCTGTTCTGGAAAATGAGGGTGCCGTTCTTGCGGCGTCTGCACCGGCCGCCGTGTTGGCTCCGGTAGCGGAAGCCGCGGCGATCGATCGCAGTGCTCCTGATATTGACCTTTGCAGGCTCGCGGCTGATGGCAGCCTGGCTGCGTTCGAGGTCATCTACGAGCGTTACAATCGCCGGACTTACAGCCTCTGCTTGCGAATGCTTGGCAATCAGACCGAGGCCGAAGACCTGACGCAGGACGTTTTTGTTCAGCTGTATAAGAAGATCGGGAGTTTTCGGGGTGATTCTGCATTTTCGACCTGGCTCCATCGCATGACGGTCAATCAGGTCCTCATGCACTTCCGCAAACGCAGCGTCAAAAGCGAAAAAACGAGCGAGGACGGCGAACTGCCTGATCAGGCGGTTGCCGGGACCGGCAATCCGAGCAAGATGCCGATCGTTGACCGTATCGCTCTAAAGAACGCCATCTCGAAGCTGCCGAAGGGTTACAAGAACGTTTTTATGCTTCATGACGTTGAAGGCTACGAGCATGAAGAGGTGGCCCGTATCATGGGCATTTCGGTAGGCACTTCGAAGTCGCAGCTGCACAAAGCACGGCTCAAATTGAGGGCCTTGCTGCTTGAAAGCAAGGGTTGA
- the gyrA gene encoding DNA gyrase subunit A has product MDSLLERDQINIEDEMRRSYLDYAMSVIIGRALPDVRDGLKPVHRRVLWAMHELGNTFNKPYKKSARVVGDTIGKYHPHGDTAVYDTVVRMAQDFSMRYPLVDGQGNFGSIDGDNPAAMRYTEVRLAKITNEVLADIEKETVDFQANYDDSLSEPKVLPTRIPNLLVNGSEGIAVGMATKIPPHNLGEVVDALIELLGNPQISIDELIKIVPGPDFPTAGFIYGREEIHRAYREGRGVIQMRAKAVVDEIGRGDRVRNAVVVTEIPYQVNKARLIEKMAELVNEKKLDGISEIRDESNREGMRIVIELKRDAIPQVILNKLYKLTPMQSSFGIINIAIVDGQPKLLNLKQILEAFVEFRRSVVRRRTEFDLRKAQARAHILEGLNKAIDALDYIIPLIRNSRSVEESRNWLTSNFAAIDEVKKWRGITGTKSDDQFVKELKKVITSLEFSEIQAQAILDLQLRRLSALERQKILDEYAEIIKYIAELENILANESVLRQVIADELKEVRRLYADNRRTTIVDAGVELSIEDLIPDEDVAITVTKAGYIKRTPVSTYSRQGRGGKGRLGATAKNEDFVEHLFVASTHAFLMIFTDDGQVFKIKVHEIPEAAPAARGKAVVNLVQLSSERRLVAVMPVRDFGEEVYLTMVTKNGVIKKTALADYQNIRSSGINAINIDEGDELLDVIRTDGKRQIFVATHDGMAVRFNESDVRPMGRATRGVRGVNLRKGDFVVSVCSVSQEGTEKILSVSEKGFGKQTQVSSYRLTKRGGIGVINMKTTEKTGKVVSAFPVEDDSEIMIITQQAKLIRLGVDKIRETGRSAQGVTLIKCGEDDLVTSATLLAADEEVE; this is encoded by the coding sequence ATGGATTCATTACTGGAACGCGATCAGATAAACATCGAAGATGAAATGCGGCGGTCGTATCTCGACTACGCTATGTCGGTCATCATCGGCCGGGCGCTGCCCGATGTCCGCGATGGGCTAAAGCCCGTTCATCGGCGGGTCCTCTGGGCGATGCACGAGCTCGGAAACACATTCAACAAGCCCTACAAAAAGAGCGCTCGCGTGGTCGGCGACACCATCGGTAAATATCACCCGCACGGCGATACAGCGGTTTATGACACCGTGGTAAGAATGGCGCAGGATTTCTCGATGCGTTATCCGCTCGTTGACGGCCAGGGCAACTTCGGCTCTATTGACGGTGACAATCCGGCCGCGATGCGTTATACCGAGGTTCGTCTCGCCAAGATCACGAACGAGGTCCTCGCGGATATCGAGAAGGAGACCGTCGATTTTCAGGCTAACTACGATGACTCGCTTTCCGAGCCGAAGGTGCTTCCGACAAGGATCCCTAATCTGCTGGTCAATGGTTCCGAAGGCATCGCGGTGGGTATGGCGACAAAGATACCGCCCCACAATCTCGGCGAGGTCGTCGATGCCTTGATAGAGCTTTTGGGCAATCCGCAGATCTCGATCGATGAGCTTATTAAGATCGTTCCCGGACCGGACTTCCCGACCGCAGGCTTCATTTACGGCAGGGAAGAGATTCACCGCGCATATCGTGAAGGCCGCGGTGTGATCCAGATGCGTGCCAAAGCGGTCGTTGACGAAATAGGCCGCGGCGACCGGGTTCGAAACGCTGTGGTCGTGACGGAGATACCATACCAGGTCAATAAGGCAAGGCTTATCGAAAAGATGGCCGAGCTCGTCAACGAGAAAAAGCTGGACGGCATTTCAGAGATACGCGACGAATCTAACCGTGAAGGCATGCGTATCGTTATCGAATTGAAACGTGATGCCATCCCGCAGGTAATTCTGAACAAGCTGTACAAGCTGACGCCGATGCAGTCGTCGTTCGGCATCATCAACATCGCTATCGTTGACGGTCAGCCTAAATTGCTGAATCTGAAACAGATATTGGAGGCATTCGTCGAGTTTCGCCGGAGTGTGGTTCGAAGGCGAACTGAATTCGACCTCAGAAAGGCACAGGCACGCGCTCATATTTTGGAAGGGTTGAATAAGGCCATCGACGCGCTTGACTACATCATTCCTCTGATCAGAAACTCACGCTCCGTCGAAGAATCGCGAAACTGGCTGACGTCCAACTTTGCCGCGATCGACGAGGTGAAAAAATGGCGGGGTATTACCGGAACGAAATCTGACGATCAGTTCGTCAAAGAGCTAAAGAAAGTAATAACAAGCCTCGAATTCAGCGAAATACAGGCGCAGGCGATCCTTGACCTTCAGCTTCGCAGGCTGTCTGCCCTTGAGCGGCAAAAGATCCTCGACGAATACGCCGAGATCATCAAATACATCGCGGAGCTTGAAAATATCCTTGCTAACGAGAGCGTGCTGAGACAGGTTATCGCAGACGAACTGAAAGAGGTTCGGCGGCTTTACGCCGACAATCGCCGAACGACGATCGTAGATGCGGGCGTTGAGTTGAGCATCGAGGATCTAATTCCGGACGAAGACGTCGCGATCACGGTCACAAAAGCCGGCTATATCAAGCGAACTCCTGTTTCCACCTATTCGCGTCAGGGCCGCGGCGGCAAAGGCAGGCTCGGCGCAACGGCGAAAAACGAGGATTTTGTTGAGCACCTGTTCGTGGCATCAACACACGCATTCCTGATGATCTTCACAGACGACGGGCAGGTCTTCAAGATCAAGGTACACGAGATACCCGAGGCGGCTCCGGCAGCCCGAGGCAAGGCCGTGGTCAATCTTGTCCAACTTTCCTCCGAGAGAAGGTTGGTCGCGGTGATGCCGGTTCGCGATTTCGGCGAAGAGGTCTATCTGACGATGGTCACAAAGAACGGCGTCATCAAGAAGACGGCTCTTGCAGACTATCAGAACATACGCTCAAGCGGCATCAACGCGATCAATATCGACGAAGGCGATGAGCTGCTGGATGTGATCCGCACCGACGGCAAGCGGCAGATCTTTGTAGCTACGCACGATGGCATGGCTGTGCGGTTCAATGAATCTGACGTTCGGCCGATGGGCCGTGCGACCCGCGGCGTCCGCGGCGTCAATCTGCGTAAGGGAGACTTTGTCGTCTCGGTCTGTTCGGTTTCGCAGGAAGGCACAGAGAAGATACTTTCGGTGTCCGAAAAGGGCTTCGGCAAGCAGACGCAAGTATCCAGCTATCGACTCACAAAACGCGGCGGCATCGGCGTCATAAACATGAAGACGACCGAAAAGACCGGCAAGGTCGTTTCAGCATTCCCGGTCGAGGATGACAGCGAGATCATGATAATCACTCAGCAGGCAAAGCTGATACGCTTAGGCGTTGACAAGATCCGTGAGACTGGCCGTTCCGCTCAGGGCGTAACGCTGATCAAATGCGGCGAGGACGACCTCGTGACGAGTGCGACCCTGCTTGCCGCAGACGAAGAGGTCGAATAG
- a CDS encoding PilZ domain-containing protein: MLQQHADTTRPMASQAGTSPPEKENRRIQRISLPLPVRVEVRVDPKVSWYEVTRLNDVSAFGAGFVLKRPVKRGRIIQLTIPMPRQLRSFDYSEPQYKVWALVRRCIVIEKPGAGDEYAIGAAFIGRNPPADFLEHPSRLYDLLQKDESGAGFWHIGQANLLADDSHLPKDLRKQTRYSIPEELVLSQVDEEGNILHSETTVTENISLGGASVFSSFNVEAGTFLRVSSERFGVEILSVVRGSRKGDDGIPRLHLEFIDRLFPLEGIQ; this comes from the coding sequence ATGCTGCAGCAACACGCAGACACGACCAGGCCAATGGCCTCTCAGGCAGGAACTTCGCCGCCCGAAAAAGAAAATCGGCGGATACAGCGTATTTCTCTGCCGCTACCGGTCCGTGTTGAAGTACGTGTCGATCCGAAGGTGAGTTGGTATGAGGTCACCCGTCTGAACGATGTTTCGGCATTCGGTGCAGGCTTCGTTTTGAAAAGGCCCGTAAAACGCGGCCGTATCATCCAATTGACGATACCGATGCCGCGGCAGCTTAGGTCTTTTGACTACAGCGAACCGCAATACAAGGTTTGGGCTCTCGTCCGCCGCTGCATTGTCATCGAAAAACCCGGGGCTGGGGACGAATATGCCATTGGAGCCGCATTTATCGGCCGTAATCCGCCCGCGGACTTTCTTGAGCATCCTTCGCGGTTGTACGACCTGCTTCAGAAAGACGAAAGCGGTGCGGGGTTCTGGCACATCGGTCAAGCGAACCTTCTTGCCGACGACAGTCATTTGCCCAAAGACCTTCGCAAGCAGACCAGATATTCGATTCCGGAAGAGCTGGTCCTGTCGCAGGTTGACGAGGAAGGAAATATTCTCCATTCAGAAACTACCGTGACTGAGAACATCAGTCTCGGCGGTGCGTCCGTATTTTCATCATTCAATGTCGAAGCGGGCACTTTTCTGCGTGTCTCCAGCGAACGATTCGGCGTGGAGATCCTGTCAGTAGTAAGAGGATCGCGAAAAGGCGACGACGGTATTCCGCGTCTGCATTTGGAGTTCATCGATCGCCTATTTCCGCTCGAAGGCATTCAATAG
- a CDS encoding 1-acyl-sn-glycerol-3-phosphate acyltransferase, with product MNRNGAPNFPSPMVFEPLRYIALGISKLLWFIRYRGKENIPSASAGPFLIASNHQTYFDPAWITAPVRTKFRFMAWDRAFDWRFVGWFIRSLGAFPVSLEKGGSLSALKEALATFKAGGALVIFPEGAREFGDGKLLDLKQGAVRIAMQANVPILPVTIQGGNRVWPQKQKYPKFFRPIVVTYHPLLRVEKGDLGENEAAETYTKILSEIIAGSADA from the coding sequence TTGAACCGGAACGGCGCACCGAATTTCCCTTCCCCAATGGTCTTCGAGCCGTTGCGGTATATTGCGCTCGGCATCAGCAAACTGCTCTGGTTCATACGCTATCGAGGAAAGGAAAACATACCTTCGGCATCGGCGGGTCCCTTTCTTATCGCATCCAATCACCAAACGTATTTCGACCCCGCATGGATCACCGCTCCGGTCAGGACCAAATTCCGGTTCATGGCATGGGACCGGGCCTTCGATTGGCGGTTTGTCGGCTGGTTCATCAGATCACTTGGGGCATTTCCGGTTTCGCTGGAAAAAGGCGGCTCGCTGAGTGCCCTGAAAGAGGCACTCGCCACATTTAAAGCAGGGGGTGCTTTGGTCATTTTTCCCGAAGGTGCCCGCGAATTCGGCGATGGTAAGCTGTTAGACCTCAAGCAAGGAGCGGTCCGCATCGCGATGCAGGCAAATGTGCCGATACTGCCGGTGACCATTCAAGGCGGCAACCGCGTTTGGCCTCAAAAACAGAAATATCCCAAATTCTTTCGACCGATAGTGGTTACCTATCATCCTCTTCTGCGCGTGGAAAAGGGTGATCTGGGCGAGAATGAGGCCGCTGAGACGTACACAAAGATACTCAGCGAAATTATTGCCGGCTCAGCGGATGCCTGA